From the Candidatus Paceibacterota bacterium genome, the window GGAGACTGCTCGTTTGGAAGCCGAAGGAGCCGAAGCCCGTGCCGACTTAGCCAAGGCTGCCGAAATCCGTTATAGCAGCATTCCTAATCTGGAGAAGAACTTAGAAGCCGGTGTACGAAAAATTAAAAAACTTCAGAGTTCGCGACGACTCCTGAAAGAAGAAATTACTGAAAATGATATTGCCAATGTCGTAGCTAAATGGACTGGCATTCCAGTAGCTCGAATGCTTGAAGCTGAAGCCGCCAAACTTAATCGCATGGAAAAGGTCTTACAGAAGCGCATTGTGGGGCAGGATGAAGCGGTTCGAAAAATTGCCGATACTGTCAAACGCTCCCGCGCCGGCATTGCCGATCCGAATCGCCCGATTGGCTCCTTCATCTTTCTTGGTCCGACTGGCGTCGGTAAAACTGAATTAACCAAAGCTCTGGCTGAATTCATGTTTGATGATGAGAAGGCTCTTATTCGAGTAGATATGTCCGAATACATGGAAAGACACGCTGTTTCCAAGATCATTGGTGCCCCCGCCGGTTATGTCGGCTACGAAGAAGGAGGACAGCTTACCGAACAAGTGCGTCACCGACCTTATTCCGTCATTCTTTTTGACGAAATTGAAAAGGCTCATCCGGAAGTCTTCAACATTTTACTTCAGGTCTTTGATAATGGCCGCTTAACTGACGCCAAAGGTAGGGTAGTGAACTTTAAAAACACTATCATCATTATGACTTCCAACATCGGAGCTCAATTCATCGATCGAATGCAGAGAATCGGTTTTGCTACGGGTGACGAAAAGGCCGAATACAATGATGTTAAAAAGAAAGTCACTGACAGCTTACGAGATTACTTCAGACCGGAATTTCTTAATCGTCTGGATGAGATTATTATCTTTGACATCTTGAGCGAAGAGAGCATTCAGAGAATTGTGGAAATTGAGATGGGCAAAGTTAAGACCCGACTGGCCGGCAAGGAAATCAAACTGGAAGTTTCCGAAGATGTTTGCGCTTACCTCGCTAAAGAAGGATACAATCCGCAATATGGCGCTCGTCCGCTGAAGAGATTAATTCAAAATAAGATCTTAACTCCGGTAGCCTCACTGATGGTCTCCGAAGGAGTAATGAAGGGGGGTCAGATCAGTGTTGGCCTCAATAAACAAAATAATGAATTCACCTTTGATGTGAAGAAGGGAAGAAAGGGAAGTCTAATTCAGGAAAGTGTGGTGGAGGAGGCGGTGAGGGTGTAGCAATTAGTCCAGTCAGTAGGGAGGGATTCGGTCACGCATAAAATTGCTACTCAATTTTTGCGCGACCCCGCCTCACTTGCCGCAATCGCGCAGCGATATAGCGGCTGCGCTCCGGCTTTCGAATCCCTCCGATTCACTCGCAGCCACTAAAAAGCCCTGACGGTAAAAGTCAGGGCTTTTTAGTGGTGCGCAGGGAGGGATTCGAACCCCCGTAGGCCATTGGCCGACAGATTTACAGTCTGTTGTAATTGACCGCTCTACCACCTGCGCAGTGCTAGATAATTTAACATAATTATCTGCTTATTGACAAGCTATACAACTCATGTTATCGTCCAAATTAGACACATGAAACTGAAAACACCTTTACAAATTCGACGATTTTTCGGATTTCGTTGGATTATTCGATCAAAACCAGTGCCGATACTCTCAAGTCTCGAATTTACTCAACTCTCACCCTCGGGCTCTTCCGGCATTAATCACAAGTTGAGGAGTTCGCCGAACGGCTCGACAAACCATTCTAAAGTCCGGAAAAAACGTCGACGTTCACATCAAAACGCTCCCCGCTTAGGCCTCAAGCGCAGAGCTAACCGTTTGCGATATTGTTAGCCGCAGCTTAAATCCCCCTGCCGTCTTGCGGCAGGGGATTGATTTTTTAAAGGCTCTATATTAAGCTAAAGCCTCATTCAAATTTAATTTTATGTCACAGGATAATCTAATTCTCTTAAAACATAAGGCTACCGGCGAAGTCTACTGGACGCGTAAGAATAAGCGTAAAGTGGAACGAAAAATTGAGCTGAAAAAATACAGCAAAAAACTTCGCAAGCACGTCATTTTTAAAGAAGCCAAGAAGTAGAAAATTGCGCCGCCGGCGCAATTTTCATAAGGTATAATTAATTCTCTGGGCCTATAGTTTCAATGGTAAAACATCGGTCTCCAAAACCGAGGTTGCAGGTTCAAGTCCTGCTGGGCCCGCCATGAAGAAGTTATCGCTTAGAAATGTCACCCTTTTAGGGGTTGATTGTGTGGATATTGATCGTCTTGGAAAGGCATCGAATATTTGCCAAGATTACGCAAATTTTGCATCGGTCAAACTTTTGAGTCATTTAAAGAGCAAAAAATATAAAACAGTCGAAATTCGACCTCTTAAAAATATTCAGGCTTATAGTAAATTCATGATCAAGAATTTATATAAGTATGTGAAAACTGATTTTGTGCTAACTATCCAGCATGATGGTTTCATTCTTAATCCTAAGGCTTGGACCAAAGAATTTCTTTATTATGATTATATTGGGGCACCTTGGTGGTACGATGATGGTAAAAATGTAGGCAATGGCGGTTTTAGCTTGAGAAGTAGAAAGCTTTTGAAGATTTTAGCTAACGATAAGAAAATCAAGAAATTTACGCCCGAGGATCATCATATTTGTCGCACTTACCGAAAATATCTGGAATCAAAAGGGATTAAATTTGCTCCAGAGCGATTGGCGGCAAAATTCAGTGTCGAAGGAAATATTAGAGAATTTAAAACTGGACAGAATATTTGGAAAGGAGAATTTGGTTTTCACGATCTTTCTAAGACGGTGTTAAAGGATTGGTTAAACAAAAATCCTAAATATAGAAAAATTATTGACAATACTTTAAGGCCAACTTATCGGATTTAGAGTTCTTAATCCAGTCAATCCTTTTATCTCTCTTAAACCACGTCATCTGGCGCTTGGCGTAGTGCCAGTTTTCAATATAGATTTTTTCAGTCATTTCTTTTTTGGAAATTTTTCCTTGCAAATATTGAGATAAATATCGGTATTCTAGGCCGAGTTGATCCATTCTTTTCCAAGATAGACCGTTTTCATGCAAACGTTTTGCTTCAGCGATCATGCCGCGTTTCAACCGAAGGTTGAGGCGCCTTCTGATCCGTCTTTTCAGTTCATCATCCTTTAATTTAATGCCTAGTATTTGTGCACTATATTTGGATTTAGTTTTGATTTTTGGAACCTTGCCAATCGCCGTAGCGATTTCAATCGCGCGAATTAGCCGACGCCGATTATTTTTATCGATAGTGCCGGCTCTTCTTGAATCCAATTTTTTTAATATGGAAAATAATTGTGAAACGCTCTTTTGTTCCAATCTGTTGCGCAGTTTCGGATTTGGCGGCACTTCCGGGAGAACCAAATTATCAACAATAGCCTGAATATAAAAACCCGTACCACCGCAAATAATCGGGAGTCTTCCTTTGTCAAGGATTTTGTCAATAGTCTTCTCGGCGAGTCTCTTATATTCAGCCACGGAAAACTGTTTTGAAGGGTGTGCCACATCTAGGAGATGATGTGACACACCTCGCATTTCAGCTTCAGTAATTTTCCCAGCACCAATATTTAATCCTTTATAGACTTGTCGGGAATCGGCCGAAACAACTTCTCCATTTAATTTTTTCGCCAGCTTTACAGCTAACTCACTTTTCCCGGAGGAAGTTGGCCCAACTATTACTAATATTTTCGGTTTCAATCTCATGAATTTAAAATAAAACGCTCAAGTCGACTAGCACTTGAGCCATTGAACACCGCGCTTTCGAGTCAGTTTCAAGCTTGGTCTCACCGCAAAAGAAATGGAGTTATTTCTGAACCACTGATCCCAATTCTTAGCATAGTTTCCGAAATACTTTTCTGGATAATCTGGGCGCAGAACGTAGACCCGCTGATTCTCGAAAGAAGTAATTAGAAACTCGTAAGTACCGGCTTGCAAATTAACTTTCTCCTCCAACTGCTTTAAATTAGAGATCTCACGTGGTCGAAGAAAAGTTAAGAAGATTAAACGATTCTCTCCCAAATCCGCAATGGTCTCTAAGAGTTTTTTCGGGATTGGTTTCAGAAGTGGACTCTCTATTTCTCCTATCAGCGGATAATTTGGTTCCCGAATAATGGACGCCGGATTTTCAGCCACTGATTTACTCTGACTACTATCCACCGGTAGATCCTCAATTCGTCTAAAGACTACGCGATTGCTTCTTTTGGGAGCAGTACGAATAATCTTTTGTGATGGAAGACCTACTCCTAAAGGAAGTTTTTTAATCTTATCTTCCGGCCCTGGGGGAGCCAATTCCTTTGTTTCTTCCACCAACGGAGCCTTAGGAAGGTAGTCCTCTCTCTTCACTAAAGGTCTCTTTCCTCGGATTCCTATCGCTTTTTGCCACTCCGTAGAAAAACTATAAACCAGATTTCCACGATCGATAACAAAAACTGGGTGATCCGGGCCGATTGCCCTTAACACTTCCAAAGTTTTCTCCTCATAAGTTTCTTTGGAAGTCTCATCAGTCATGGCAATTAGAGCCTTTTCAGCTTCTTCTCTTTTCAGAAAAAAAGCTAACCATGGAATTTTATCTCCCAATTCCGACTCCTTTACTTCTGAAGGCAGTTCTATAGTTATCATTCCCTCCGTCTCAGAAACTCCCGCTCGAGACATGTAAAGGAATAAGTGTTGAGCATTTATTCCGATCGTCTGACCGTGGAGTAGGGGCCAGAGCTTTTCAGACCTTTGATCAAGCCTCGCTGCTATAAGTAATACCAAGGGAACACTGCGCTTGTACCGCTCAGTTGATACAAGCCACAACCCTTCTCTGTTCAACAGAAAAAATTCTTTAAGGTACATATTCTGCACCCATCATAGGAAGAGGGAATAAAATGTCAATTTTAGTTATCGAAATCTTTTCAGGTGCCGAAGGAGAGAATCGGTCACAAGTCTCGCTTCGCAATCTTGAGACCCCACCTCGCATCGCCCAAAAATGGCGATATGTTCCGGTCTTCGATTCTCTCACGTAAGCAAAGCAGTTTGCTTACTCTTCTACCTATCGGTGCCGAAGGAGAGAATCGAACTCTCATGGATTGCTCCGCACGATTTTGAGTCGTGTGCGTCTACCAATTCCGCCACTTCGGCATGAGATTTAAATATAATGAAATTTGGCCAAAAATCAATTAAGTTTCTGTTATAATATTCTTAATGGCCTCGCATTTTTATAGCAATTCTATTTTCTGGATTGAAGTAGAAAAAGTTAAACCCAATCCCTACCAGCCGCGTCGTGAATTTGATCAGGCGCGTCTTCAAGATTTGGCCGATTCCATTCGAATGTATGGCGTTTTGCAGCCGCTCGTGGTGACGCGCCACGAAGTGACGCGGGAAGACGGTGGTTTAACAACCGAATACGAATTAATTTCCGGTGAACGCCGTCTAAGGGCCTCTAAATTGGCCGGATTAGCCCAAGTACCGGTTCTTATTCGAGCTGAAGAGGAGAATGAAAGGGTAAAACTTGAATTAGCTATTATTGAAAATCTCCAGCGTGAGGATCTTAATCCGGTGGATCGCGCTCGAGCCTTTAAAAGACTAGCCGAAGAATTTCACTTTAAGCACAATCAAATTGCCGAAAAAGTAGGGAAGAGTCGCGAGTACGTTTCTAATACGATGCGATTACTCTCCTTGCCCGAAGAAATGCTGACCGCAGTGTCGGAAGGACGACTTTCCGAAGGACACACCCGACCGCTTTTAATGTTAATTGATCGTCCGGACGAGCAGATGACTTTGTATAAAGAAATTATCTACAAGAAGATGACGGTCCGAGAAGCCGAGGCCATTGCTCGCAAGATTGCTTACGATAAGGTCCGCAAAAAGGAACGCGCGTTTGATCCAGAATTAGTGGAGCTTGAAGAGAAATTGGCTGAATCACTTGGAACTCGTGTCCATGTTGAAAGAAAAGATCAGGGTGGCCGATTAGTTATAGATTTTTTCTCAAATGCCGACCTTCAGAGCATTCTGGATTTAGTACGGTCCAATAAACCAAAACCAGCCACAGAGATGATGGAGAAATATATCGCTCAAAATTCTCCAATAAAAATGGACGAATCAGAAATTGCTATTGCTGAAGCTAATAATCCCGAAGGAGTAGACGACTTAACTATAGAACAGGAAACTTCTACTCCTGTTGATGATCGATCGAGCCAAGAGAAGCAATCGGATGAAGAAGATTTGTACTCGATTAAAAACTTTTCGATTTAATTCCTAGACGCAATTTCATTAATATGAGAACCTTAAAACGGATCGAGGGTCTTAATGAAATACAAAGTTGAATATTCTATAACAGGAGCGGAAAGTGGTGGTAATAATTCAGCTACATTTGAGGCAGATGATGATACTCAAGCACCTCAAAAAGCTGATGAGTTAGTAGCGCAAAAGGAACGTGAATGCAACCAATACATCAAAAGTCCTTTTTGGCACTACAAATTTAAAAGAACCGCTCTCTATCGGGTTAAGCAAGAAGAAATTACGGAACCAATACTTAGCTGAGGCAAGATCCTCAGCGTTTTATTTTGTCACTAATTTATGCGGATTAGGGTTTGGGCATCCTTTGTTGGAGCAGCACTCCGGGATCGTCTTGGGCCACAAATAATTTTCTCGCCAACTCGAAAATTTTCGCGGCCCTGCGTCGCCCGTTTTTCTTACTAGAAAAACATGGCTCCGGCCGACGAAAACTAGTGGCGCAGGCAAAGCAGTTTGCCTGCTTTATTTGGTGTTTTGGAGTTTGTGCGGATTATGATTTGGGCAGGCTTTATTTGAACACCTTTCGGGAATCGTTTTCGTCCCTTCCATCATTAATGAGCCGCACATCGGGCAGAGACTGCCGGTTGGTTTGGCCTTAATGGCGTTTTTACATTGAGGGTAGTTTGAACAGCTGTAAAATATGCCGAATTTGCCGCGACGCTCTACCATAAAACCTTTTTTACATACGGGGCACTCTACACCAGTAGAGTTTTGCTTCTCAAGCTCAGCATCTTTTTTAATGTATTTGCATTTTGGATAATTGGCACAGGAAATGAATTGACCGAATTTTCCTTCGCGTAGCACCAAATCTCCGCCATCAATCGGGCACTTTTCACCGGTGAGTTTTGGACCAGCTAATTCTTTTCCCTCAATAGTGCGGGCGCCCGTACATTCCGGAAATCTGGAACAGCTCATAAATTTGCCGTTTTTGCCAAGTTTGATGATCATGGGGGCGCCGCAGACCGGACATTTGAATTCGTCCGGTGCGGCGCCCAAATTAGTAATTTTTTCCATTTTTTTGTCTTTTGATTTAACTTCTTTGGTAAAGGGAGCGTAAAAATCTTTCAAAGTTTTTTCGTATTCACGTTTGCCGGCTGCAATTTCATCAAGTTCATCTTCCATTTCGGCCGTGAATGAGTCGCTAATATAGGTAGTGAAATGATCTTCTAAAAACGAGGAAACCACGTCGCCGGTGTCGGTTGGCGTCAGGGCTTTATTAATTTTATTAACGTAGCCGCGGTCTTCCAAAGTCTTAATAATGGAGGCATAAGTGGAAGGGCGGCCAATCCCACGTTTTTCCAACTCTTTAATCAAGCCAGCTTCAGAATATCGTGGAGGAGGTTGAGTTTCTTTCTCTTCCGAATCAATCTTAAGGAGATTTAGTTTCTCACCCAATTTTACTTTCGGTAATTCAACGTCTTCGCCGCGAGCTTCCGGATCGGCAGAGAGCCAGCCGGGAAAGAGCACGCGCTGTCCGGTAATAGCAAAATCAGGAATGGCATCCTTTTCTTTTGGATCGTCGCTAACGTTCGCTGTGAGCTTGCTTCGCAGGAGTTTGGCGTCTGTCATCTGCGAAGCCAAGGTTCTCTGCCAAATTAACCGGTAAAGTTTCTGTTGTTCTGGAGTAGACCCAGCCTTTTCCATAGACATATGAGTCGGTCGAATGGCTTCATGAGCTTCTTGGGCGTTCTTGCTCTTAGAAGTAAAAGTACGTGGACTGAGATATTCTTTGCCAAATTTTTTCTCAATGGTTCCAAATATCTGCCCGAGAGCCAATTTGCTTAAGTTAGTGCTATCGGTACGCATGTAGGTAATGTGACCAGCTTCATAGAGTTTTTGGGCAATACCCATGGTTCTCGATGGAGGAAAACCTAGGCGAGAACTGGCTGTTTGCTGGAGAGTGGAGGTAATAAAGGGAGCCCGAGGAGAACGTTTAACTTCGCTTTCGGAAAGGTCGGTTATACGCCACTTATTCTTGGCAGTTTCTCCTCCAATTTTAAGAATTCTTTCCACTTCTTTCTTCTCGCGCGGTTCCTCTACGCAGGTCAGGGTAAATTCCGGGCCGTTTTTGTCGCCCCCCTTAACCGCGGCAGTAATAATCCAGAATTTTTCCGGTTTGAAAGCTCTGATCTCGCGCTCACGTTCCATAATAATGCGCAGGGCCGGCGATTGAACGCGACCGGCGGATAGGCCATAACGCACTTTCTTCCAGATTAATCCCGATAAATCGTATCCAACGAGTCGATCCAAGACGCGGCGAGCCTCCTGAGCGCGACGAAGATTTTGATCAATTTCCCGCGGATGCTGAAGAGCCTCTTTAATAGCTTCCTCGGTGATTTCGTTGTAAGTTACTCTTTTAATCTTTTCCGAGAGTCCTTTATTTTTTTTGTCACTGACGCCCAAAAGCTCAGAAATGTGCCAAGCAATAGCTTCACCCTCCCGGTCCTCGTCAGTTGCCAGAATTATTTCATCGGCTTTTTTGGCCAATTGCTTGATTTCGCTCACCACCTTTTCTTTACCCTTGCTTATTTCGTAGTGGGGAACAAAACCTGCCTCAATATCAATGGCCTTCTTATTGCTTTTCGGCAAATCACGCACGTGACCCACAGAAGCTTTCACTTCATATTTGCCATCCAAATATTTGGAAATAGTTTTAGCTTTGGCCGGAGATTCCACAATCAGTAACTTCATGAGCGCCATTATATACTACATCGCATTTCTAATTGCAAATTTCAGATGGTAATTAGATCAGAAATATCTCACCAGCCGCCTCTTTAATTAATGATTTTAATTCCAGAACGGTCAGGAGAGAATTCATCTGGCTAATAGGGAAATTAACTCGGCGCAACAACTCTTCGCGGGAGAGAGGGGAAGCGAGTTGCTCAATGATTTTCAATTCCTCTTCTGAACAACTTCGATATTTGATTGAGGGGGCGGTCATGGCGGAGCTTTTCATTCCAAAAACATCCAGAATATCTTCGGCCGAAGTAATCGGGGTAGCGCCGGTTTGAATCAAAAAATGCGGACCACTGGAGTTTTTAGAAAAGATCGAGCCGGGAACAGTCAGCACTTCCTTGTTGTAGTCAGTAGCCAAACGAGCGGTAATCATGGTGCCGGATTTTCTGTCTGCCTCTATTATTAGAGTGGCATCCGAAAGACCAGCCATTAAACGATTACGTCGAGGGAAAGCATCTACAGTAGCGCGATAATCCGGTGCAAATTCCGAAAGCAGAGCTCCATCGGCTTCCAAAATCCTTTCCGCCAGTCTTTGGTGAATGGCTGGGTAGATCATCTTTGGGTTTAATCCAGATCCGGGCATTGCAAGCGTAGAAAGACCGGCCCGCAGAGCTGCCGTGTGGGCAATTGAATCAATGCCGAGAGCCAGTCCTGACACTATGGCAAGATCATGACCAGCTAGGCCGGCAATTAATTGTTCACAAACTTCTCGACCATAATCGCTGAATTGTCTGGCGCCGACTACGCAGAGTAATTTTGTCGAGGGTGGGGGTAATTTTCCCCGCAGATACAATCGCTCGGGCGGCTCCGGAATTTCCAAAAGGGACGGGGGATAGCGGTCGCGGGGCAGCTCAACGATGGGAAATTTCATGGCCTTAGTTTAATCAGTCGACATGAAATTTCTTTAAAAGAAAATTAAAATAAGCCGGATTTAAACGAACTTCGTCAAATTCCGTCAATTTTGCTATCATTTAGTTATGCTCGATATCAAATTCATTCGCGAAAATAAGGAAGTTGTTCAGGCTGGGGCTCAAAAAAAGGGTATTGACATAAACCTTGACGAATTAATTGCCGCCGACGATAAAAGGCGGCAATTATTGACTGAAATAGAAGCTAAAAAAGCCGAGCAAAACCAATTTAGCGGGAAAATCGTCAACGCTTCCGAGACTGACAAAGTCAAACTAATAGAAGAAATGAAAGTTTTGAAGGAAGGTTTGAGCGCGGAAGAGGAAAAATTGAAAGAAGTAATGAAAGATTGGCAAAGATTAATGGTCCAAGTACCAAATGTGCCGGATATGTCCGTGCCGGAAGGAAAAGACGAAACGGAAAATAAGGAAATAAAAACTTCTGGCGAGAAGCCGAAATTTGACTTCACTCCGAAAAGTCACATCGAGTTGATGGAAAAGATGGAAATGCTCGATTTGGATAGAGGCACAAAGGTGGCAGGTTTCCGTGGTTATTTTTTGAAAAATGACGGAGTCCTGTTAAATTTTGCCATTTGGCAATTTGTTTTAGAAACCATGACGGGGAACGGAGAATTCACGCCACTTCTTAGTCCATCTTTAGTTAGAAAAGAAACCCTTCTCGGAACCGGTTATTTACCTCAAGGAGAGGAAGACCTTTACCGAACCCAGGATGATTCATATTTGGCCGGAACTTCCGAAGTGCCAACCATGAGTTATTACTCTGACGAAATAATTGAAA encodes:
- the rpmG gene encoding 50S ribosomal protein L33; this encodes MSQDNLILLKHKATGEVYWTRKNKRKVERKIELKKYSKKLRKHVIFKEAKK
- the miaA gene encoding tRNA (adenosine(37)-N6)-dimethylallyltransferase MiaA, with product MRLKPKILVIVGPTSSGKSELAVKLAKKLNGEVVSADSRQVYKGLNIGAGKITEAEMRGVSHHLLDVAHPSKQFSVAEYKRLAEKTIDKILDKGRLPIICGGTGFYIQAIVDNLVLPEVPPNPKLRNRLEQKSVSQLFSILKKLDSRRAGTIDKNNRRRLIRAIEIATAIGKVPKIKTKSKYSAQILGIKLKDDELKRRIRRRLNLRLKRGMIAEAKRLHENGLSWKRMDQLGLEYRYLSQYLQGKISKKEMTEKIYIENWHYAKRQMTWFKRDKRIDWIKNSKSDKLALKYCQ
- the topA gene encoding type I DNA topoisomerase, whose protein sequence is MKLLIVESPAKAKTISKYLDGKYEVKASVGHVRDLPKSNKKAIDIEAGFVPHYEISKGKEKVVSEIKQLAKKADEIILATDEDREGEAIAWHISELLGVSDKKNKGLSEKIKRVTYNEITEEAIKEALQHPREIDQNLRRAQEARRVLDRLVGYDLSGLIWKKVRYGLSAGRVQSPALRIIMEREREIRAFKPEKFWIITAAVKGGDKNGPEFTLTCVEEPREKKEVERILKIGGETAKNKWRITDLSESEVKRSPRAPFITSTLQQTASSRLGFPPSRTMGIAQKLYEAGHITYMRTDSTNLSKLALGQIFGTIEKKFGKEYLSPRTFTSKSKNAQEAHEAIRPTHMSMEKAGSTPEQQKLYRLIWQRTLASQMTDAKLLRSKLTANVSDDPKEKDAIPDFAITGQRVLFPGWLSADPEARGEDVELPKVKLGEKLNLLKIDSEEKETQPPPRYSEAGLIKELEKRGIGRPSTYASIIKTLEDRGYVNKINKALTPTDTGDVVSSFLEDHFTTYISDSFTAEMEDELDEIAAGKREYEKTLKDFYAPFTKEVKSKDKKMEKITNLGAAPDEFKCPVCGAPMIIKLGKNGKFMSCSRFPECTGARTIEGKELAGPKLTGEKCPIDGGDLVLREGKFGQFISCANYPKCKYIKKDAELEKQNSTGVECPVCKKGFMVERRGKFGIFYSCSNYPQCKNAIKAKPTGSLCPMCGSLMMEGTKTIPERCSNKACPNHNPHKLQNTK
- the serS gene encoding serine--tRNA ligase, whose protein sequence is MLDIKFIRENKEVVQAGAQKKGIDINLDELIAADDKRRQLLTEIEAKKAEQNQFSGKIVNASETDKVKLIEEMKVLKEGLSAEEEKLKEVMKDWQRLMVQVPNVPDMSVPEGKDETENKEIKTSGEKPKFDFTPKSHIELMEKMEMLDLDRGTKVAGFRGYFLKNDGVLLNFAIWQFVLETMTGNGEFTPLLSPSLVRKETLLGTGYLPQGEEDLYRTQDDSYLAGTSEVPTMSYYSDEIIEKKKLPVKFLAFSPCFRREAGSHGKDTKGLIRVHEFYKFEQVIICEANHEESVKHHEELTLNAEKILQALKLPYRNLLICGGDLGLGQVKKYDLEAWMPSENTYRETHSASYFHDFQTRRLNIRYRDDEGKLRFAHSLNNTALATPRIIAAIVENYQNADGTINIPEALQKYMGGRKVIEPKK
- the dprA gene encoding DNA-processing protein DprA; this encodes MKFPIVELPRDRYPPSLLEIPEPPERLYLRGKLPPPSTKLLCVVGARQFSDYGREVCEQLIAGLAGHDLAIVSGLALGIDSIAHTAALRAGLSTLAMPGSGLNPKMIYPAIHQRLAERILEADGALLSEFAPDYRATVDAFPRRNRLMAGLSDATLIIEADRKSGTMITARLATDYNKEVLTVPGSIFSKNSSGPHFLIQTGATPITSAEDILDVFGMKSSAMTAPSIKYRSCSEEELKIIEQLASPLSREELLRRVNFPISQMNSLLTVLELKSLIKEAAGEIFLI
- a CDS encoding ParB/RepB/Spo0J family partition protein is translated as MASHFYSNSIFWIEVEKVKPNPYQPRREFDQARLQDLADSIRMYGVLQPLVVTRHEVTREDGGLTTEYELISGERRLRASKLAGLAQVPVLIRAEEENERVKLELAIIENLQREDLNPVDRARAFKRLAEEFHFKHNQIAEKVGKSREYVSNTMRLLSLPEEMLTAVSEGRLSEGHTRPLLMLIDRPDEQMTLYKEIIYKKMTVREAEAIARKIAYDKVRKKERAFDPELVELEEKLAESLGTRVHVERKDQGGRLVIDFFSNADLQSILDLVRSNKPKPATEMMEKYIAQNSPIKMDESEIAIAEANNPEGVDDLTIEQETSTPVDDRSSQEKQSDEEDLYSIKNFSI
- a CDS encoding DUF5672 family protein — encoded protein: MKKLSLRNVTLLGVDCVDIDRLGKASNICQDYANFASVKLLSHLKSKKYKTVEIRPLKNIQAYSKFMIKNLYKYVKTDFVLTIQHDGFILNPKAWTKEFLYYDYIGAPWWYDDGKNVGNGGFSLRSRKLLKILANDKKIKKFTPEDHHICRTYRKYLESKGIKFAPERLAAKFSVEGNIREFKTGQNIWKGEFGFHDLSKTVLKDWLNKNPKYRKIIDNTLRPTYRI